The following coding sequences lie in one Spirosoma sp. KUDC1026 genomic window:
- a CDS encoding NAD kinase: protein MKIAIHGRNFPESARPYIQSMFDELAKRQAEVIISQDYRDFLDNAGVTHYSQDTYSIDEGVSDADFIFSLGGDGTLLDAVTHVGPHQIPIIGINIGRLGFLATVAPASVRLMIDALFNEQYSIDERTLVSVRSSQDIFGKLPFGLNDFTITRTQTSSMITVHSYLDGEFLNSYWADGLIISTPSGSTGYSLSCGGPVLLPQTNNFIITPISPHNLNVRPMIVMDSCQLSFEVESRSGNFLAALDSRSFTVDTSVRISVQKESFKARLVKLNDDNFLNTLRSKLNWGWDIRN from the coding sequence ATGAAAATTGCCATTCACGGGCGCAACTTTCCCGAATCGGCCCGGCCTTACATTCAATCAATGTTTGACGAGTTGGCCAAGCGTCAGGCCGAGGTCATCATTTCGCAGGATTACCGCGATTTTCTTGATAATGCGGGCGTTACGCACTACAGCCAGGATACGTACAGCATCGACGAAGGCGTTTCGGACGCCGATTTTATCTTCAGTCTCGGCGGGGATGGTACACTTCTGGATGCCGTCACGCACGTTGGACCGCACCAGATTCCAATTATTGGCATTAATATTGGACGGCTAGGTTTTCTGGCGACTGTAGCGCCCGCTTCGGTTCGATTAATGATCGATGCGCTCTTTAATGAGCAGTACTCGATTGATGAACGGACCCTGGTGAGCGTTCGATCGAGCCAGGATATTTTTGGCAAGCTGCCGTTTGGCCTGAACGATTTTACGATTACCCGGACGCAGACATCGTCCATGATTACGGTTCATTCGTATCTGGATGGTGAATTTCTGAATTCATACTGGGCGGATGGACTGATTATTTCTACGCCGTCCGGCTCGACCGGCTATTCGCTGAGTTGTGGGGGACCGGTGCTGTTGCCGCAGACCAACAATTTCATTATCACGCCGATCAGTCCACACAACCTCAACGTCCGGCCTATGATTGTCATGGACTCCTGTCAGTTGTCGTTTGAAGTGGAAAGTCGGAGTGGGAATTTTCTGGCGGCTCTGGATTCCCGCTCGTTTACGGTCGATACGTCGGTGCGAATCAGCGTGCAGAAAGAGTCATTCAAAGCTCGGCTGGTTAAACTGAACGACGACAATTTTCTGAATACGCTGCGGAGCAAACTAAATTGGGGCTGGGATATCCGGAATTAG
- a CDS encoding DUF6089 family protein codes for MNKYKYLVAGVATVLALAGSASSGLAQRKPNTQFTPYSSVSFGAGSSHYYGDLAGYKRPIRATFILPRWNVGLGYTRQFTPNFAARASFTWARITGDDYTFYRDRIQNYLVQYTRNLHFRNDLKEFAVTGIYNFIPDGRSPERRAKITPYLFAGIALVAHSPEARTPAAPNNEPYAAQEWVKLQPLHTEGQGQPGRDKPYSLVTASIPVGIGARYRINDMFNVGVEIGFRYTFTDYLDDVGGPYADPTSLEGLARVMGDRRFEQNAARYKNNPPNRYQVLTDLFTNGSPDLQAAIQDALTTQPARGADGYLNDGYLLTNISIQYVIPSKIKCPPIR; via the coding sequence ATGAATAAATATAAGTATCTGGTAGCAGGCGTGGCCACAGTTCTGGCGCTGGCTGGCTCTGCTTCCAGCGGTCTGGCTCAACGAAAACCCAATACCCAGTTTACGCCGTACTCATCGGTTTCATTTGGCGCCGGTTCATCGCATTACTACGGCGATCTAGCGGGCTATAAACGGCCTATTCGGGCTACGTTTATCCTCCCACGCTGGAACGTTGGCCTGGGCTATACCCGCCAGTTCACGCCTAATTTTGCTGCTCGTGCTTCATTTACCTGGGCGCGTATCACTGGCGATGACTATACCTTTTACCGGGATAGAATTCAAAATTATCTGGTTCAATATACCCGTAATCTTCATTTTAGAAATGACTTAAAGGAGTTTGCCGTAACGGGTATTTATAACTTCATTCCGGATGGACGCAGCCCCGAACGGCGGGCTAAGATTACACCCTACCTCTTCGCTGGTATCGCACTGGTAGCCCACAGCCCTGAAGCCCGTACACCCGCAGCTCCTAATAATGAACCATATGCCGCGCAGGAGTGGGTAAAATTACAACCTCTGCACACCGAAGGACAGGGACAGCCCGGGCGCGACAAGCCTTATTCGCTGGTAACGGCTTCGATCCCAGTTGGCATCGGCGCTCGCTATCGGATCAATGATATGTTCAACGTTGGTGTTGAGATCGGATTCCGTTATACGTTCACGGATTATCTGGATGATGTAGGCGGTCCTTATGCTGATCCTACCAGTCTGGAAGGGCTGGCTCGCGTAATGGGAGATCGGCGTTTTGAACAGAATGCCGCCCGATACAAAAACAATCCGCCGAACCGCTACCAGGTGTTGACTGATTTGTTTACGAACGGTTCACCCGATCTACAGGCTGCAATTCAGGATGCATTAACAACTCAACCTGCTCGGGGGGCTGATGGATACCTGAACGATGGATACCTGCTGACTAACATTTCTATTCAGTACGTTATCCCCAGTAAGATCAAGTGTCCACCGATCCGATAA
- a CDS encoding CBS domain-containing protein, whose product MLAAELIDPMLPALKPTDTVGQALDWMQEHRIGQLVLTDQAGYQGIVSEELLMDVVTDEQPLSSVMHLFDQLFVYEGQHLFEILGMALKNRMDVVAVLSEGGEFTGTISTAELLKQFASELGVQETGAILILNLNERDYSMAEISRLVESNNVKIISSYYASAAYGMPDRSRLTLKLNRREIAPVVSTLERFGYQIEAAFANAPVESIDQERLDSLLRYLNT is encoded by the coding sequence ATGCTGGCTGCCGAACTTATAGACCCGATGCTCCCGGCCCTGAAACCAACCGACACCGTTGGGCAGGCGCTCGACTGGATGCAGGAACATCGTATCGGACAACTCGTCCTCACCGATCAGGCCGGATATCAGGGTATCGTCAGCGAAGAACTGCTGATGGACGTAGTAACCGACGAACAGCCCCTGAGCAGCGTCATGCACCTGTTTGATCAACTGTTCGTTTATGAAGGGCAACACCTGTTCGAGATCCTGGGCATGGCACTCAAGAACCGGATGGACGTGGTGGCGGTCCTCAGCGAAGGCGGTGAATTTACGGGTACCATCTCAACGGCCGAGTTGCTGAAGCAGTTTGCCAGCGAACTTGGCGTGCAGGAAACTGGCGCTATTCTGATCCTGAATCTGAACGAACGAGACTATTCAATGGCCGAAATCAGCCGTCTGGTAGAGTCGAACAACGTCAAGATTATTAGTAGCTATTACGCCAGTGCCGCCTACGGAATGCCTGACCGCTCCCGCCTGACGCTGAAACTCAACCGACGCGAAATTGCGCCGGTTGTATCGACACTTGAACGATTTGGCTATCAGATCGAAGCAGCCTTTGCCAACGCTCCGGTGGAAAGTATCGATCAGGAGCGGCTTGACTCGCTGCTGCGGTATTTAAATACGTAA
- a CDS encoding DUF6089 family protein, which translates to MNQLHYKLARLLVAGLFISTTAQAQKIEVGGGLGGMLYKGDVSPSLNPRFIAPGANLFFRYNATRSFSMRAGIGLGVLRGSDRLSSDPFQQARDFSFRTNLGEATVDLEYNFLNYKSSPKVKNWTPYVFGGVGICNFRNDVIRARGVLSFPLGVGFKYEIKRPWSVGVEFGTRFTNNDYLDALGERTFGTTNNKLAQGNPALRDSYTYTAITLSYTFYKLVCP; encoded by the coding sequence ATGAATCAATTACACTATAAACTAGCCCGGCTGCTTGTAGCCGGGCTTTTTATCAGCACGACAGCGCAGGCGCAGAAAATAGAAGTGGGGGGGGGACTTGGTGGGATGCTGTACAAAGGAGACGTATCGCCCAGTCTGAACCCACGGTTTATTGCGCCGGGTGCCAATCTGTTCTTTCGCTATAACGCAACCCGATCGTTCTCAATGCGGGCCGGCATCGGACTAGGCGTGCTACGTGGGTCCGATCGTCTGAGCAGTGATCCGTTTCAACAGGCGCGGGATTTTTCTTTCCGTACCAATCTGGGCGAAGCAACGGTCGATCTGGAATACAATTTCCTGAATTACAAATCTTCTCCCAAAGTAAAAAACTGGACGCCCTACGTGTTTGGGGGCGTGGGTATCTGTAATTTTCGCAATGACGTTATCCGGGCCAGAGGAGTGCTGAGCTTCCCGCTTGGTGTTGGTTTCAAATACGAGATCAAACGACCCTGGAGTGTTGGCGTTGAATTTGGAACCCGGTTCACCAACAATGATTACCTCGATGCGCTGGGAGAACGAACGTTCGGGACGACAAACAATAAACTGGCGCAGGGCAACCCGGCCCTGCGGGATAGCTATACGTACACGGCGATCACGCTGAGTTACACCTTCTACAAACTCGTCTGTCCCTGA
- a CDS encoding M23 family metallopeptidase yields MRLMGILGAVLIGGLNAASSQVITRNSDEPTLYTYCQHFQSLYTQIREESITPDSARLEFSQIMHGLQERFRSRANASQDSLQRDSLYRSGRYFAFPIRGYATSAIGGTHGEGYRGKGFDLFDYNVRGSHPAQDIFIADRNQDALDDRTSKPADVLAMSNGLVLAIETGWKPGSEYRGGNWIWVYDPTLHGLFYYAHNNEIYVTPGQWVQAGQKLADMGRTGYNAYKTRSPTHLHLMYLQIQPNGLPEPVNTYPWLLTAQVSK; encoded by the coding sequence ATGCGGTTAATGGGTATTTTAGGGGCAGTGCTGATCGGAGGGCTGAATGCCGCTTCGTCGCAGGTCATTACCCGCAATTCAGACGAGCCCACCCTGTACACTTACTGCCAGCACTTTCAGTCGCTGTATACCCAAATACGTGAGGAAAGCATTACACCCGACTCGGCTCGGCTGGAATTTAGTCAGATTATGCATGGCCTGCAGGAGCGTTTCCGTAGTCGGGCGAACGCCAGTCAGGATTCGCTGCAGCGCGATAGTCTGTACCGGAGTGGGCGCTACTTCGCTTTTCCGATCCGGGGATATGCTACCAGTGCGATCGGGGGCACACATGGCGAAGGCTATCGGGGCAAAGGATTCGATCTGTTTGACTACAACGTACGGGGCAGCCACCCGGCGCAGGATATTTTTATCGCCGACCGCAATCAGGATGCGCTGGACGACCGAACCAGTAAACCCGCCGATGTACTGGCGATGAGCAATGGGCTGGTGCTGGCCATTGAAACCGGCTGGAAGCCGGGCTCTGAGTATCGGGGTGGCAACTGGATATGGGTGTATGACCCAACCCTCCACGGCTTATTCTACTACGCTCACAATAACGAAATCTACGTAACGCCCGGGCAGTGGGTGCAGGCGGGGCAGAAGCTGGCCGATATGGGGCGAACGGGCTACAATGCCTATAAGACCCGCTCGCCGACCCATCTACACCTTATGTATTTGCAGATTCAGCCGAATGGACTGCCCGAACCTGTCAATACGTACCCTTGGTTGCTAACCGCGCAGGTATCCAAATAA
- a CDS encoding alpha/beta fold hydrolase: MNYQIREEAGFRYVDEGQGEVLLLLHGLFGALSNWDSVITTFSDRYRVIIPMLPIYEMPIRQASLEGLIAFIEKFVAQKDLTDMTLLGNSLGGHLALLYAFKKPDQVRRLVLTGSSGLFENGMGGSFPKRGSYDYIAERVAYTFYDPKVASKELIDEVFEITSSIPKCMSIVGIAKSAQRNNVAKDLYQIQVPTLLVWGLNDTITPAEVGHEFNRLIADSELHFIDKCCHAPMMECPDQFNALLESWLVRHPVTELAV; encoded by the coding sequence ATGAACTATCAAATTCGTGAGGAGGCTGGCTTCCGGTACGTAGACGAAGGCCAGGGCGAAGTACTGTTGTTACTGCACGGGTTATTTGGAGCCCTGAGCAACTGGGATAGCGTAATCACCACCTTTTCGGATCGGTACCGGGTAATCATTCCTATGCTGCCTATCTACGAAATGCCCATCCGACAGGCTAGTCTGGAAGGCTTAATAGCATTCATCGAAAAATTCGTTGCCCAGAAAGACCTGACCGATATGACGCTGCTCGGCAATTCGCTGGGTGGTCACCTGGCGCTTCTCTACGCGTTCAAAAAACCCGACCAGGTTCGGCGGCTGGTGCTGACCGGCAGCTCGGGTCTGTTCGAAAACGGCATGGGCGGCTCGTTCCCGAAACGGGGCAGTTACGACTACATTGCCGAACGGGTTGCCTATACCTTCTACGATCCGAAAGTAGCGTCGAAAGAACTGATCGACGAAGTTTTTGAGATTACAAGCAGCATTCCTAAATGCATGAGCATTGTAGGAATTGCCAAATCGGCCCAGCGGAACAACGTAGCGAAAGATCTTTATCAGATTCAGGTACCAACCCTGCTGGTCTGGGGACTGAACGATACGATTACGCCAGCTGAGGTAGGACACGAATTCAACCGCCTGATTGCCGATTCTGAATTGCATTTCATCGATAAATGCTGCCACGCACCTATGATGGAGTGCCCTGATCAATTCAATGCGTTGCTGGAAAGCTGGCTCGTTCGCCACCCGGTAACCGAACTGGCGGTGTAA
- a CDS encoding amidohydrolase — MRLKYLNIVLFCACSVCSLSSFGQIAALGTRMDKMAEGLEKKVVTWRRDLHEHPELGNREFQTAAKVAAHLQSLGMEVKTGVGKTGVVGLLKGGKPGPVVALRADMDGLPVTERVDLPFKSAVKTEYNGQPTGVMHACGHDTHVAMLMGAAEILASVKSDLKGTIKFIFQPAEEGAPTGEEGGAYLMVKEGVLENPKVDAIFGLHINSQTEVGTIKYRPGATMAAVDSYAIKVKGKQTHGASPWSGVDPIVTASQIVMGLQTIVSRNLPLTENAAVVTVGAIHGGIRQNIIPEEVSMIGTIRSLDANMQKTIHRRINEIATNIAESAGAKADVDINIMYPATYNDPTLTDRMVPTLEAVAGKANVKITPAQTGAEDFSFYQEKIPGFFYFLGGMSKGKKVEEAAPHHTPDFQIDESCFVLGMKSLCHLAVDYMEQGGKSMAKATTATGR, encoded by the coding sequence ATGAGATTAAAATACTTAAATATTGTACTTTTTTGTGCATGTTCAGTCTGTAGCCTGTCGTCATTCGGGCAGATAGCAGCCCTGGGTACCCGTATGGATAAAATGGCTGAAGGGCTTGAGAAAAAGGTAGTTACCTGGCGTCGGGACCTACACGAACACCCTGAACTAGGTAACCGGGAGTTTCAGACAGCGGCTAAAGTGGCGGCCCATCTGCAATCGCTGGGTATGGAGGTAAAAACCGGGGTTGGCAAAACGGGCGTAGTCGGTCTGTTAAAAGGAGGCAAACCGGGTCCCGTTGTGGCACTACGGGCCGACATGGATGGCCTGCCCGTAACGGAGCGAGTTGACCTGCCTTTTAAATCGGCGGTGAAAACCGAATACAACGGTCAGCCGACAGGCGTAATGCATGCCTGCGGGCATGATACCCACGTAGCGATGTTGATGGGCGCTGCCGAGATACTGGCATCAGTGAAGAGCGATCTGAAGGGAACGATAAAATTTATTTTTCAGCCGGCCGAAGAAGGCGCTCCCACGGGCGAAGAAGGTGGAGCGTACCTGATGGTGAAAGAAGGCGTACTCGAAAATCCGAAAGTAGACGCCATTTTCGGGCTGCATATTAATTCGCAAACTGAAGTTGGGACGATTAAGTACCGGCCCGGCGCTACCATGGCGGCTGTCGATTCGTATGCTATCAAGGTGAAAGGGAAACAAACACATGGGGCGTCGCCCTGGTCGGGTGTTGACCCGATTGTAACGGCGTCGCAGATCGTAATGGGGCTCCAGACCATCGTGAGCCGCAATCTACCCCTGACTGAAAACGCGGCCGTTGTGACGGTTGGTGCTATTCACGGTGGTATCCGGCAAAACATCATTCCCGAAGAGGTGAGTATGATCGGTACGATTCGTTCCCTGGATGCCAATATGCAGAAAACGATACACAGACGTATCAACGAGATTGCTACAAACATTGCCGAAAGCGCGGGCGCTAAAGCCGACGTAGACATCAATATAATGTACCCAGCTACGTATAATGACCCAACGTTGACTGATCGTATGGTCCCGACGCTGGAAGCCGTGGCGGGTAAAGCAAACGTGAAAATCACGCCCGCGCAGACGGGAGCTGAGGATTTTTCGTTCTACCAGGAAAAAATTCCGGGCTTCTTTTATTTCCTCGGCGGCATGAGTAAAGGCAAAAAAGTAGAGGAAGCCGCTCCGCATCACACCCCTGATTTCCAGATCGACGAGAGCTGTTTTGTGCTGGGCATGAAATCCCTCTGCCACCTGGCCGTTGACTACATGGAACAGGGTGGTAAGTCGATGGCTAAAGCGACAACCGCTACGGGTAGATAA
- a CDS encoding hydrogen peroxide-inducible genes activator, whose translation MTLSQLDYIVAVDTYRHFATAADACHVTQPTLSMQIQKLEDELGVLVFDRSKQPVVPTETGKTILAQARDVLRAAQRIPEIVSESKEDFRGDLRIGVIPTLAPYLLPYFITDFVERYPAVSVQIQELVTEQIIDQLKNGLIDVGLVVTPLSENGITEMPLFQEPFVVYTTNSHPMAKKETVNAGSLETDGLWLLTEGHCFRSQVMNLCGTDRLPTSHAGLRYETGSLETLIKLIDRQEGFTLLPYLATLDLDPVRKERLRSFDSPQPVREVSLVTHRSFLKRRLINALRDEILLRLPQELLKKQQTGRVVALS comes from the coding sequence ATGACTCTGTCCCAACTCGATTATATTGTTGCCGTTGATACGTATCGTCATTTCGCGACCGCAGCCGACGCTTGCCACGTAACGCAGCCAACGCTGAGTATGCAGATCCAGAAACTGGAAGATGAGTTGGGCGTATTGGTGTTCGATCGGTCCAAACAGCCGGTTGTACCGACGGAAACCGGAAAAACTATTCTGGCGCAGGCGCGGGACGTATTGCGGGCGGCCCAGCGGATTCCTGAGATCGTCAGCGAATCGAAAGAAGATTTCCGGGGCGACCTGCGCATTGGTGTTATCCCGACGCTGGCCCCTTATCTGCTGCCGTACTTTATCACGGATTTTGTCGAGAGGTATCCGGCGGTATCGGTGCAGATTCAGGAACTGGTTACGGAACAGATCATCGATCAGTTAAAAAACGGACTGATCGACGTAGGGCTGGTGGTGACACCCCTGTCGGAGAATGGCATTACTGAAATGCCGCTGTTTCAAGAGCCGTTTGTGGTCTATACGACTAATTCGCATCCGATGGCCAAGAAAGAAACGGTGAATGCCGGTTCGTTGGAAACCGATGGCCTGTGGCTGTTGACCGAGGGTCATTGTTTTCGCAGTCAGGTCATGAATCTCTGCGGAACAGATCGTCTGCCAACGAGCCACGCCGGACTACGCTACGAAACCGGTTCGCTGGAAACGCTGATCAAGCTTATCGACCGGCAGGAAGGATTCACCTTATTGCCTTACCTGGCTACGCTTGATCTGGACCCGGTCCGGAAAGAACGCCTGCGCTCTTTCGATTCTCCCCAGCCGGTGCGGGAGGTAAGTCTGGTAACGCATCGGAGTTTTCTGAAACGACGTCTGATCAACGCCCTGCGGGATGAAATTCTGTTACGGTTACCCCAGGAGTTGCTCAAAAAACAGCAAACGGGGCGGGTCGTAGCACTTTCCTGA
- a CDS encoding protoporphyrinogen/coproporphyrinogen oxidase produces MTTDYPVIIVGAGMAGLTCAVYLKQAGIDALLLEADDAAGGRVRTDVVDGFRLDRGFQILLTAYPEARRLLNYTALDLKGFRSGALIRQPDTDKPNAWISMVNPFQEPTSVFQTLVSPVGTMGDKLRIIELLRKTQELPLDDLFHQTPTTTLAFLRANGFSEQIIDRFFRPFFGGVFLEDALNTSSNFFEFCFRMFFTGGAAVPAQGIGAIPTQLTGRLSPDQLRLNSPVDRLEGRTLTLGNGQTLSADHVILAVDAAQAARLTGHAIPSQQAFTHTTCSYFAAPVSPDNKQLLMLNPHRASAVHNLAVVSDVAPGYAPARQSLISVSTQGLETVNEEALTERIFRELTTWFGEEVSQWRYLRAYHIPQALPAYTPYSVHQPLQLGNNLYQCGDWTAYPSLNAAMQTGRQVAELIIHKEG; encoded by the coding sequence ATGACTACCGATTACCCCGTTATCATTGTTGGCGCTGGCATGGCTGGCCTTACTTGTGCTGTCTATCTAAAGCAGGCGGGTATTGATGCCCTACTCCTCGAGGCAGACGATGCTGCCGGTGGTCGGGTCAGAACGGACGTGGTGGATGGATTTCGGCTCGATCGAGGTTTTCAGATTCTGCTTACGGCTTACCCGGAAGCCCGGCGGTTGCTGAACTACACCGCCCTTGATTTGAAAGGATTTCGCTCGGGAGCGCTGATTCGCCAGCCCGATACAGACAAGCCGAACGCCTGGATCAGTATGGTCAATCCGTTTCAGGAACCGACTTCTGTATTTCAGACACTGGTCTCACCGGTAGGTACGATGGGCGATAAATTGCGCATTATCGAGCTGCTCCGCAAAACGCAGGAACTTCCTCTGGACGATCTGTTTCACCAGACGCCCACAACGACACTGGCGTTCCTGCGGGCAAACGGCTTCTCCGAGCAGATCATCGACCGTTTCTTCCGACCTTTCTTCGGCGGTGTTTTTCTGGAAGATGCACTCAATACGTCAAGCAATTTTTTTGAGTTCTGTTTCCGGATGTTTTTTACGGGCGGAGCCGCCGTACCGGCGCAGGGGATCGGTGCCATTCCGACGCAGTTGACCGGCCGTCTCTCACCCGATCAACTGCGGTTGAACAGCCCGGTAGACCGACTGGAGGGTCGCACCCTCACGCTCGGCAACGGCCAAACCCTTTCGGCCGATCACGTGATTCTGGCCGTCGATGCCGCGCAGGCAGCCCGCCTTACTGGTCATGCCATTCCCTCACAACAGGCGTTTACTCATACGACCTGTTCGTATTTTGCCGCCCCGGTCAGTCCTGATAACAAGCAACTATTGATGCTGAACCCACACCGGGCGTCGGCCGTGCATAATCTGGCCGTTGTCAGTGATGTAGCACCGGGCTACGCTCCTGCCAGGCAGTCACTGATTTCGGTGAGTACGCAGGGACTGGAAACGGTCAATGAAGAAGCGCTGACAGAACGTATTTTCCGCGAACTCACAACCTGGTTCGGGGAAGAGGTCAGCCAATGGCGTTATCTGCGCGCGTATCATATTCCGCAGGCACTACCGGCCTACACGCCCTATTCCGTGCATCAACCCCTGCAACTGGGCAACAACCTTTATCAGTGCGGAGACTGGACCGCCTACCCGTCACTCAACGCGGCTATGCAGACCGGACGGCAGGTTGCCGAATTGATTATTCACAAAGAGGGCTAA
- a CDS encoding anthranilate synthase component II, with protein sequence MNLLVIDNFDSFTHMLVDYLHQAGATCRVVRNNASMQAFDEEPVDGVVLSPGPGTPRQAGQLLDLIARYQGKVPILGVCLGHQALGEFFGARLQRALQPMHGKVSTVRVLEQQDVLMRNIPATFKVTRYHSLLLKDLPASLVPLAVTDGGELMAMRHRSLPIWGVQFHPEAALTEHGLRLLKNWIEFVLLTRKNVSTALRRLEEYELSNS encoded by the coding sequence ATGAACCTGCTGGTGATCGATAATTTTGACTCGTTTACCCATATGCTCGTGGATTATCTGCATCAGGCAGGGGCCACGTGTCGGGTGGTGCGAAACAATGCGTCGATGCAGGCGTTTGACGAGGAACCCGTTGATGGCGTCGTGCTGTCGCCGGGGCCAGGAACACCCCGGCAGGCAGGTCAGTTACTGGATCTGATTGCCCGGTACCAGGGAAAAGTTCCGATACTGGGTGTGTGTCTGGGGCATCAGGCGTTAGGTGAATTTTTCGGAGCCAGGCTGCAGCGGGCGTTGCAGCCAATGCACGGAAAAGTGTCGACGGTGCGGGTACTCGAGCAACAGGACGTACTGATGCGGAACATACCCGCTACGTTTAAGGTAACGCGCTACCACTCGTTGCTGCTGAAGGATTTGCCAGCATCACTTGTACCGCTGGCAGTGACCGATGGGGGAGAGTTGATGGCGATGCGGCACCGGTCGTTACCCATCTGGGGCGTACAGTTTCACCCCGAGGCCGCCCTGACCGAGCACGGCCTCCGGCTGCTGAAAAACTGGATTGAATTTGTGTTATTAACCAGAAAAAACGTGTCCACCGCGTTAAGAAGGCTAGAAGAGTATGAACTATCAAATTCGTGA
- the hemH gene encoding ferrochelatase, which produces MEASVLPALTVVTPTRFGKTGVLIVNLGTPDSPSVPDVRKYLREFLMDGRVIDIPFIPRFLLINGIIVPFRAPKSAKVYKQLWNENGSPLKYYGHIVEKELQKSLGDDYVVKLAMRYQSPSIEAGLREFQQMGLTNIIVIPFFPQYASASTGSVYEKVMDIVKDWQVIPEIRFINRFLEHPKFIEGFVQLGRKYLASYDYEHILFSYHGLPESQIRKGDVTHNVCKFGDCCGSLHAMNQHCYRAQCFETTRRLVKELGIPEGKYTTSFQSRLGSDPWIKPYTDDVIKELAGKGVKSVLAFSPAFVADCLETTIEVGVEYKEMFEEHGGQHWQLVESLNDSPIWIETLVDLVKTA; this is translated from the coding sequence ATGGAAGCATCTGTTTTACCAGCACTTACTGTCGTTACACCAACTCGGTTTGGCAAAACGGGGGTGTTGATTGTTAATCTGGGTACCCCCGACAGCCCGTCGGTGCCAGATGTTCGCAAATACCTCCGCGAATTTCTGATGGATGGGCGCGTCATCGATATACCATTTATTCCCCGTTTTCTGCTCATCAACGGTATTATTGTTCCCTTTCGGGCGCCCAAATCAGCCAAAGTTTATAAGCAGCTCTGGAACGAAAACGGCTCTCCGCTGAAATATTACGGTCATATCGTTGAGAAGGAACTCCAGAAATCGTTGGGCGACGACTATGTCGTCAAACTGGCCATGCGTTACCAGAGCCCCAGCATCGAAGCGGGGCTGCGGGAATTTCAGCAGATGGGCCTGACCAACATTATCGTCATACCGTTTTTCCCGCAGTATGCGTCGGCCTCAACCGGCTCAGTCTACGAGAAAGTGATGGACATTGTGAAGGACTGGCAGGTCATTCCCGAAATTCGATTCATTAACCGCTTTCTGGAACACCCCAAGTTTATCGAAGGCTTTGTCCAGTTAGGCCGCAAGTACCTGGCGAGTTATGATTACGAGCATATCCTATTCAGCTACCACGGTCTGCCCGAGAGTCAGATCCGGAAAGGGGACGTAACGCATAACGTCTGCAAGTTTGGTGATTGCTGCGGTTCGCTGCACGCCATGAACCAGCACTGCTACCGGGCACAGTGTTTCGAAACGACCCGCCGTCTGGTGAAAGAACTGGGTATTCCCGAGGGTAAATACACTACCAGCTTTCAGTCGCGGCTGGGCAGTGATCCGTGGATTAAGCCTTACACCGACGATGTTATCAAGGAGTTAGCGGGCAAAGGTGTTAAAAGTGTCCTGGCATTCTCGCCTGCCTTCGTAGCCGACTGCCTGGAAACGACAATCGAGGTAGGCGTCGAATATAAGGAAATGTTCGAAGAACACGGTGGTCAGCACTGGCAGCTGGTCGAAAGCCTGAATGATAGCCCGATCTGGATCGAAACGCTGGTCGACCTGGTCAAAACAGCATAA